A window of the Scytonema millei VB511283 genome harbors these coding sequences:
- a CDS encoding M20 family metallopeptidase: protein MLTQIKDIALKLAPRLIEIRRHLHSHPELSGQEYHTSAYVAGVLSSSGVHVREAVGKTGVVGEVQGHGSDRRLLAIRTDMDALPINERTGLEFTSRATGVMHACGHDVHTTVGLGTAMVLSELASQLPGNVRLLFQPAEETAQGASWMIADGVMENVSAILSVHVFPSIPAGKVGIRYGALTAAADELEITIIGESGHGARPHEAIDAIWIAAQVITTLQQAISRTQNPLRPVVLSIGQITGGRAPNVIADQVKLLGSVRSLHPETRTNLPGWIEKIVANICHSYGAQYEMSYRPGVPGVQNNIGLSQILQTAAEEAWGSDRVLVLTEPSLGAEDFSRYLEHAPGAMFRLGVGYEDRTNYPLHHPQFEVNEAAIVTGVVTLAYAAVKYWQ from the coding sequence ATGCTTACCCAAATAAAAGACATAGCCCTAAAGTTAGCGCCGCGTTTAATTGAAATTCGCCGCCATCTCCACAGTCACCCAGAATTAAGCGGTCAAGAGTATCACACATCTGCTTATGTTGCTGGTGTCCTTTCGTCTAGTGGAGTTCATGTAAGAGAGGCGGTTGGTAAAACTGGTGTAGTAGGAGAAGTACAGGGACATGGTAGCGATCGCCGCTTATTGGCAATTCGTACCGACATGGATGCACTACCCATTAACGAACGCACGGGATTAGAATTTACTTCCAGAGCGACAGGTGTGATGCACGCCTGTGGACACGATGTCCACACCACCGTAGGACTTGGAACTGCTATGGTTCTTTCCGAACTAGCATCCCAGTTACCAGGTAACGTGCGGCTGTTGTTCCAGCCAGCAGAGGAAACTGCTCAAGGAGCCAGCTGGATGATTGCTGACGGGGTGATGGAAAATGTCTCGGCAATTCTATCCGTACACGTCTTCCCTTCCATTCCCGCCGGAAAGGTAGGTATCCGCTATGGGGCGCTAACAGCAGCAGCAGACGAGTTAGAAATTACTATTATCGGTGAATCGGGGCATGGGGCGCGACCCCACGAAGCGATCGATGCTATTTGGATCGCCGCGCAAGTCATTACCACCCTGCAACAAGCCATCAGCCGCACGCAAAACCCGTTGCGTCCAGTGGTACTAAGCATCGGACAGATTACAGGTGGTAGAGCGCCAAACGTCATTGCCGACCAAGTAAAATTACTTGGCAGCGTGCGATCGCTCCATCCCGAAACCCGGACTAATCTACCTGGGTGGATCGAAAAAATCGTCGCGAATATTTGCCACTCCTACGGAGCGCAATACGAAATGAGCTATCGCCCAGGAGTACCAGGGGTGCAAAATAATATTGGTCTATCCCAAATTTTACAAACAGCCGCAGAAGAGGCTTGGGGAAGCGATCGCGTTTTAGTTTTAACCGAACCCTCCCTTGGTGCAGAAGACTTTTCACGCTATCTCGAACACGCTCCTGGTGCTATGTTTCGCTTAGGGGTAGGATACGAAGATCGCACCAACTATCCCCTGCACCATCCTCAATTTGAAGTTAACGAAGCCGCGATCGTTACTGGTGTCGTCACCCTTGCCTACGCTGCGGTGAAGTATTGGCAATAG
- a CDS encoding DUF732 domain-containing protein yields MNFRFNATIAAAAIVLVSGFQFQAFASEPDYLCFVTTGAGDVLDLSQSLCAEKATKSTIAALDKAFIEAYKQQAMTHADVRDNLIANIQQSPETNIAAAKGVCNDLEAGISLEEIQEAQSEDHEAKADEVNSEIVNKLATQYYCPGVQ; encoded by the coding sequence ATGAACTTCCGCTTCAATGCAACTATCGCTGCTGCTGCTATTGTTCTAGTTTCTGGTTTCCAATTCCAAGCTTTTGCCTCCGAACCAGACTACCTCTGCTTCGTTACCACTGGTGCGGGGGACGTGCTGGACTTATCTCAATCCCTATGTGCTGAAAAAGCCACAAAATCGACAATTGCAGCTCTAGACAAAGCATTTATCGAAGCTTACAAACAGCAAGCCATGACGCACGCTGACGTGCGCGATAATTTGATCGCTAATATTCAGCAATCTCCAGAAACTAATATCGCAGCCGCAAAAGGTGTCTGTAACGACTTAGAAGCCGGAATTTCCCTAGAGGAAATTCAAGAAGCTCAATCGGAAGATCATGAAGCAAAAGCAGATGAGGTCAATTCGGAAATCGTCAATAAACTAGCTACACAGTACTATTGCCCAGGCGTGCAGTAA
- the rbfA gene encoding 30S ribosome-binding factor RbfA, with protein sequence MATSRRVDRVAELIKREVSQMLLNGIKDDRVGVGMVSVTDVDVSGDLQHAKIYVSIYGSDDAREQTMAGLKSATGYVRRELGQRIRLRRTPEVVFHEDRSIERGTRVLSLINRLNQDRPANLEPDYKEDEIEISAEDEA encoded by the coding sequence ATGGCTACAAGTCGCCGTGTGGATCGCGTTGCTGAATTAATCAAACGCGAGGTAAGTCAGATGCTATTAAATGGCATCAAAGACGATCGAGTCGGTGTAGGTATGGTTAGCGTTACCGATGTAGACGTATCCGGCGATCTACAACACGCCAAGATCTACGTATCAATATACGGTTCAGACGATGCTAGAGAGCAAACTATGGCAGGTTTAAAGTCAGCCACAGGGTACGTTCGCCGAGAGTTAGGGCAAAGAATCCGTCTCCGCCGCACTCCAGAAGTTGTATTTCACGAAGATCGTTCGATTGAAAGAGGGACGAGAGTGCTGTCGCTGATTAATCGGCTCAATCAAGATCGCCCCGCCAATCTAGAGCCAGACTACAAGGAAGATGAAATCGAAATCTCCGCCGAGGATGAAGCGTAA
- a CDS encoding DUF751 family protein: MFDGFWENVSRYPRYFVTIVLGIFLNAISPLTPLFKRPTTAIAIVGMFVGLSLFVLFTLRAMLGLSPS; encoded by the coding sequence ATGTTTGATGGCTTCTGGGAAAACGTCTCTCGCTACCCCCGCTACTTTGTTACGATTGTCTTGGGGATTTTCTTAAACGCCATATCTCCGTTGACTCCCCTATTTAAGCGTCCCACAACGGCGATCGCGATCGTTGGTATGTTCGTTGGATTATCTTTGTTCGTCCTGTTTACCCTCCGCGCCATGCTAGGTTTAAGCCCATCTTAA